The Devosia sp. genome segment TACCACGCGACGCCCAGGAACAGGCCGCCCGCACCGTAGAGCGTGAAGATCAGCCAGTAGTGCAGGAAGACGAGATGCACCTCAAGCGGATGATCGTAGAGGTGAGACCCATCAACGGCCTGCGGCCATCCGGCAAGATGGTATATCAGCGCCTCGGGAAAAAAGGTCACGATGCACAGCGCGGCGACCATGGCAGCGAACAGCGGCACGAAGATGAAAGCCGACTTGAGATAGCTGCGCCGGCTCTGCCCATGCGCCACATGCAGTTCCAGATACTGTCCGCCGACATAGCAGCCGATGGCCAGCACATACCATTGCACAATACCCAGTCCGATGACCCAGCCGCTCACTTCGATGGGCCGGAAAAAGGACACGACGACTGGAATGACCAGCATGAGCACCGAAAATGCGCCCCAGATCATGACGGTAAACAGGCCCTGCTCAGCCAGCAGGCGTTTGGGAAACACGGCGAAGCCGCGCGGAATACGGGCGGTCACAGTGGTCATGGCTGGCTCCCTTCGGCGGTGATGTGTACGAAAATGTCTTGGATCGGCAGTCCGCCGACGTCGAGCCGCTCGGCCGCGGCACGCTCGGTTATCCGTGCCATCTCGCCAAAGACGGCAACCGATCGCGTCGGCCCCAGGTCGCGCGTCGACAGGACACGCAGGCCCTCGGTCGCCCGGTCCACGGCCTCGCGGGGCCCGACCAGGGTCGCGCCCCGCGCCTGGAGCGTCTCGGCATCCTCACGCAGCACCATCCGGCCCGCGTCGATGATGACGATGTCCGAAAACAGCCGCGCCACTTCTTCGATCAGATGGGTGGACAGGACGATGATCCGTGGATTGTCCATGTAGTCGGCCAGAAGCGCCTCGTAGAAGGCATAGCGCGTTGGCGCGTCCATCCCCAGATAGGCCTCGTCGAACAAGGTCAGCGGCGCCTGGCTTGCCAGCCCCAGCGCCGAGGCCAGCGCCGAACGTTGCCCGCGCGAGAGCGTGCCGACTTTCTTCTTACGGTCGAGCTTGAACGTATCGAGGAGGCGCCCCGCCAGCGCCTCCGACCAATAGGGACGCATATCCGCGGAAAATTCGAGCGCATAACCGATGGTCTCGGTGCCATCCACCATGTCGCCGCTTTCGCGGATGAGGCAGATCTGGCTGGTCGCGGCCTCATTGTCGAAAACCGGCAGGCCATCGACGAGCACTTGGCCACCATCGGGCCGGCGCAGTCCGGCCACCGCTGACAGCAGCGTCGTCTTGCCCGAGCCGTTGCGCCCGAGCAGGCCGCAAATGCCGACCCCCTCCAGTCGCAGCGACAGCCCGTCCACGGCCACGACATCGCCATAGCGCATGGTGAGGTTTTCGATATCCAGCGTCACGGTCATGACCGTTCCTTTCCGTTTGCATCAACCGCCGCGCGCACCTGCTCGGCCACCTCGTCCAGCGACAGGCCCAGTGCTCTGGCCTCCGCGATCATTGGCGCCACATGTTCGGCAAAGAAGCGCTCGCGCCGCTCGACCAGGAGCTTGGCCCGCGCCTCCGGGCTGACGAACATGCCCACGCCGCGCCGCTTGTAGAGCAGCCCCTCGTCAATAAGCTCCTGGAAGGCCTTGGCGGCGGTGGCCGGATTGATGCCGTAAAAGGCAGCATACTGATTGGTGGACATGACCTGTTGATCCGCATCCAGCGTGCCGGTGACGATATTGGCGCGGATGCGATCCCCGATCTGCCGGTATATCGGAACCCTGTCGCTGAACACGCTCGCCTCGTTGGTTCGTTACTTCACTAATGAACCATATAGGTCGTGCCGGGTGGCCGTCAAGGGTGGGGCAAAACGTCGGCCACGACTGGCACTGAGAGGCCAGAACGGCTATTGCCTTGGGAAACACGAGGAGAAATCCCATGATCATCGAGCCCAAGATCCGCGGTTTTATCTGCACCACCGCCCATCCCACCGGCTGCGCCACCAATGTGCAGCGCCAGATCGACCACGTCGTGATCAAGGGGCCGATCCCCTCGGACCGCAAGCGCGTCCTCGTGCTCGGCTGCTCCACGGGCTATGGCCTGGCCTCGCGTATCGTCACCACCTTTGGCAGCGGCGCCGACACGGTTGGCGTGTCCTTCGAGCGCGAACCGGGGGAATCCAAGCCCGCTTCGGCCGGCTGGTACAACAACCGCGCCTTCGAGAACCGTGCCCGCACCGCCGGCTCCAAGGCCGTGACCATCGAAGGCGACGCCTTCTCGGACGCCGTCAAGGCCGAGACAATTGAAGCCATCAAGCAAACGCTCGGGCAGGTGGACCTGGTGGTCTATTCGCTGGCCTCGCCGGTGCGCACCGACCCCAAGGACGGCGTGACCTATCGGTCCGTCATCAAGCCCTATGGTGGCGCGGTGACCTCCAAGACCCTCAATACCGGCACTGGCGAAGTCTCCGAGATCAGTGTCGAGCCGGCCACCGAGGAAGAAGCCGCCGCGACCGTCAAGGTCATGGGTGGCGAGGATTGGGAGCTCTGGATCAAGGCGCTCTCGGATGCCGGTGTGTTGGCCGATGATTTCCTCTCGCTCAACTACACCTATCTCGGTTCCGAGCTGACCTGGCCGATCTATCACAAGGGCACGCTGGGCAAGGCCAAGGCCGATCTCGACCGCGCTGCCCAGGCCATTCGCGATACCCATGGCAAGAACGCCGCCCATGTCGTGGCGCTCAAGGCCGTCGTAACCCAGGCCAGTTCGGCCATTCCGGTGGTGCCGCTCTATGGCACGCTGCTGATCAAGGTCGAGGACGAAATGGGCCTCAGCGAAGGCCCGATCCACCAGATCGACCGCCTGTTCCGCAAGAAGCTGCAGGGCGATCTGCACCTCGATGAGGACAACCGCATCCGCGTCGATGACTGGGAGCTTTCCCAGGCCATGCAGGCAGAGCTGGCCAAGCGCTGGAAGGTGCTGACCACCGAAAACCTCGGCGAATTGGCCGACCTCCCCAAATACCGCGAAGAGTTCATGCGGCTCTTTGGTTTCGCGGTTGGCGGCGTGGACTATTCCAAGGATGTCGATCCGCGCGTAGTCGAGTAATCAATGTGAAGGGGCGCCGCCGGCGCCCCTTTTCCTGGCTACCAGCAGCAGAAGCCGCCATCGACCAGCAGGTCGACGCCGGTGACGAAGCTTGCTGCCTCGGACAGCAGAAACACCGCCGGTCCGACCATCTCATCCGGTCGCGCCATGCGTCCCATCGGCGTCTGCTCCTCGAACAGCCTGGTCTGGTGCACCATTTCCGGTCGGGTGTTCATCGGCGTTGCCGTGTAGCCCGGACTGATCGTGTTGACGCGAATGCCGCGTCCCACCCATTCCATCGCCAGCGATTTCGACATGTGGATGACGCCGGCCTTGGAGGCGTTGTAATGCGCCTGCGACAGGCCACGATTGACGATGACGCCGGACATGGAGGCAATGTTGACGATAGCACCGCGGCCATGGGCCAGCATGGCGCGCGCCTCTGCCTGGCAGGACAGGAACACGCCCTTGAGGTTGATATCCATCAGCGTCTGATACTGATCGAGCGCCATGTCCTCTGCCGCATTGGCATTGGCGATGCCCGCCGCATTGACGGCCAGTGACAAAGGCCCCAGTTCCGCCTCGAGCCCGCCGACAGCATCGGCCAGTGCTTCAGCATCGGTGACATCGACAGCCAGTGACAGGCTGCGCCGTCCGGTCGTGGCAATTTCTGCTGCCGTATCGGCCAGACCACCATCGGACCG includes the following:
- a CDS encoding SDR family oxidoreductase → MMMTAINAAKQFDLSGNVALVTGAGSGIGQRIAVGLAQCGADVALLDRRSDGGLADTAAEIATTGRRSLSLAVDVTDAEALADAVGGLEAELGPLSLAVNAAGIANANAAEDMALDQYQTLMDINLKGVFLSCQAEARAMLAHGRGAIVNIASMSGVIVNRGLSQAHYNASKAGVIHMSKSLAMEWVGRGIRVNTISPGYTATPMNTRPEMVHQTRLFEEQTPMGRMARPDEMVGPAVFLLSEAASFVTGVDLLVDGGFCCW
- a CDS encoding ABC transporter ATP-binding protein, with amino-acid sequence MTVTLDIENLTMRYGDVVAVDGLSLRLEGVGICGLLGRNGSGKTTLLSAVAGLRRPDGGQVLVDGLPVFDNEAATSQICLIRESGDMVDGTETIGYALEFSADMRPYWSEALAGRLLDTFKLDRKKKVGTLSRGQRSALASALGLASQAPLTLFDEAYLGMDAPTRYAFYEALLADYMDNPRIIVLSTHLIEEVARLFSDIVIIDAGRMVLREDAETLQARGATLVGPREAVDRATEGLRVLSTRDLGPTRSVAVFGEMARITERAAAERLDVGGLPIQDIFVHITAEGSQP
- the fabV gene encoding enoyl-ACP reductase FabV; amino-acid sequence: MIIEPKIRGFICTTAHPTGCATNVQRQIDHVVIKGPIPSDRKRVLVLGCSTGYGLASRIVTTFGSGADTVGVSFEREPGESKPASAGWYNNRAFENRARTAGSKAVTIEGDAFSDAVKAETIEAIKQTLGQVDLVVYSLASPVRTDPKDGVTYRSVIKPYGGAVTSKTLNTGTGEVSEISVEPATEEEAAATVKVMGGEDWELWIKALSDAGVLADDFLSLNYTYLGSELTWPIYHKGTLGKAKADLDRAAQAIRDTHGKNAAHVVALKAVVTQASSAIPVVPLYGTLLIKVEDEMGLSEGPIHQIDRLFRKKLQGDLHLDEDNRIRVDDWELSQAMQAELAKRWKVLTTENLGELADLPKYREEFMRLFGFAVGGVDYSKDVDPRVVE
- a CDS encoding GntR family transcriptional regulator → MFSDRVPIYRQIGDRIRANIVTGTLDADQQVMSTNQYAAFYGINPATAAKAFQELIDEGLLYKRRGVGMFVSPEARAKLLVERRERFFAEHVAPMIAEARALGLSLDEVAEQVRAAVDANGKERS